One Streptomyces sp. ML-6 genomic region harbors:
- a CDS encoding type I restriction endonuclease, whose translation MSPIHSESAFGDAIVVAMTERGWREAQPEDYQADLGLDTNELFTFLGETQIDEWNELLAVYGKDVNAAQRGFARRLDKAISEEGLLNVLRNGVKDQGVRLRVAYFKPNLVADDSVLDGYRANRLTVVRELAYATKQADWNNRLDLTLFLNGIPVATAELKNPLTRQGVEDAKEQYRTDRDPTELIFTRRVVANFAVDPDLVFVATQLRGKNTRFLPFNTGSNGAGQPGGAGNPAPTAYGTYATSYLWEQVWARDNWLDLLQRYVHQQKTKTPGGGTTKSTIFPRFHQWDVVKKLTAHAATHGVGQNYLVMASAGSGKSNTIGWLAHRLSDLHADTDPRVLDPEAVEKGRLKPGAPVFDKVIVITDHRNLDAQLRETVGSFSQTEGLVVKVNERDGAKSEQLAQALSRDAGKIITVTLHSFPALIDYIQRNPTEIKGTNFAIVVDEAHSSQSGGAATDVRAVLRDLGLDSDSEDQGTTTVTVDEKLRKKATERSQAANLSYFAFTATPKAKTLELFGTEHTVDGKAVYRPFHTYSMRQAIEEGFILDPLRNYVTYNTYWKLVNQNPDEREVDPSKANSLLARYALTHEHTVSQHATVIVEHFLAHSRGRLGGRAKSMVVTASRESAVQMARAIKSYIKDQEYDTKYPDLGVLVAFSGSLTIDDKETTEPKENGGIAESALPKAFAYTRADDKAVAAGGRGQQEYKILVVAEKYQTGFDQPLLTTMYVNKTLTGIAAVQTLSRLNRTADRKSQADLAVLDFTNDAQDIQDAFRPYFEEATTLPSDPNLLYTAQSRVMSAPIISETEMDEFAAAYFAAKEKAAGSQAKWEKLHAELYRLLSPAVARFTPLLESDEDDDVETAEDFRANLNDYVRKYGFLAQIVPYQDAELERLHLYGRYLLNRLPRRADGGVDIGEIDLSHLRVEKTGEHDKSLTSEGPAELKGFGEGAGGAAEAEKSLLSELIEKFNAKFGTDFTEQDVIQPFNEAKADKKVRLAAVANDEDNFGKVFDKVFADKMADHIDTIAGMGRQYFGPDKGFKSSLDRSARRAAWRMIRREEGVDE comes from the coding sequence GTGAGCCCCATCCACAGCGAGTCCGCCTTCGGGGACGCCATCGTCGTCGCGATGACCGAGCGCGGTTGGCGTGAGGCGCAGCCCGAGGACTACCAGGCCGATCTCGGGCTGGACACCAACGAGCTGTTCACTTTCCTCGGCGAGACGCAGATCGACGAGTGGAACGAACTGCTCGCCGTCTACGGCAAAGACGTCAACGCCGCCCAGCGCGGCTTCGCCCGGCGCCTCGACAAGGCGATCAGCGAGGAAGGGCTGCTCAACGTCCTCCGCAACGGCGTCAAGGACCAGGGTGTCCGCCTCCGCGTGGCCTACTTCAAGCCGAATCTGGTCGCCGACGACTCCGTCCTCGACGGCTACCGCGCCAACCGCCTCACCGTCGTGCGTGAACTCGCCTACGCGACCAAGCAGGCCGACTGGAACAACCGGCTCGACCTGACCCTGTTCCTCAACGGAATCCCGGTCGCCACCGCCGAGTTGAAGAACCCGCTCACCCGGCAGGGCGTCGAAGACGCCAAGGAGCAGTACCGCACCGACCGCGACCCGACTGAGCTGATCTTCACCCGCCGCGTCGTCGCGAACTTCGCCGTGGACCCGGATCTCGTCTTCGTGGCGACGCAGCTCCGGGGCAAGAACACCCGCTTCCTTCCCTTCAACACCGGTTCCAACGGCGCCGGTCAGCCCGGCGGTGCGGGCAACCCCGCCCCGACCGCGTACGGCACGTACGCCACCTCCTACCTGTGGGAACAGGTCTGGGCGCGGGACAACTGGCTCGACCTGCTCCAGCGCTACGTGCACCAGCAAAAAACCAAGACGCCCGGTGGTGGCACCACCAAGTCGACGATCTTCCCGCGCTTCCACCAGTGGGACGTGGTCAAGAAGCTCACTGCCCACGCCGCAACCCACGGCGTCGGCCAGAACTATCTCGTCATGGCCTCCGCCGGCTCCGGCAAGTCCAACACCATCGGCTGGCTCGCCCACCGCCTCAGCGATCTGCACGCGGACACCGACCCGCGCGTACTCGACCCGGAAGCCGTGGAGAAGGGCCGCCTCAAGCCGGGCGCGCCCGTCTTCGACAAGGTCATCGTCATCACCGACCACCGCAACCTGGACGCCCAACTCCGGGAAACCGTCGGCAGCTTCTCGCAGACCGAGGGCCTGGTCGTGAAGGTCAACGAGAGGGACGGGGCGAAGAGCGAGCAACTGGCCCAGGCCCTGTCGCGCGACGCGGGAAAGATCATCACAGTCACCCTGCACTCGTTCCCGGCGCTCATCGACTACATTCAGCGCAACCCGACCGAGATCAAGGGCACCAACTTCGCGATCGTCGTGGACGAGGCGCACTCCTCGCAGTCCGGTGGTGCGGCCACGGACGTGCGGGCCGTGCTCCGTGACCTCGGCCTGGACTCCGACTCGGAGGATCAGGGCACGACCACCGTCACTGTCGACGAGAAGCTGAGGAAGAAGGCCACCGAGCGCTCGCAGGCCGCCAACCTCTCCTACTTCGCCTTCACCGCCACCCCGAAGGCCAAGACGCTCGAACTCTTCGGCACGGAACACACCGTGGACGGCAAGGCCGTCTACCGCCCCTTCCACACCTACTCCATGCGCCAGGCCATCGAGGAGGGCTTCATCCTCGACCCGCTGCGGAACTACGTCACGTACAACACGTACTGGAAGCTGGTGAACCAGAATCCGGACGAACGCGAGGTGGACCCGTCCAAGGCCAACAGCCTGCTCGCCCGGTACGCGCTGACCCACGAACACACCGTCTCGCAGCACGCCACGGTGATCGTCGAGCACTTCCTCGCACACTCCCGCGGCCGACTCGGCGGGCGAGCCAAGTCCATGGTGGTGACGGCCTCACGGGAGTCCGCCGTGCAGATGGCGCGGGCGATCAAGAGCTACATCAAGGACCAGGAGTACGACACCAAGTACCCGGATCTGGGCGTCCTGGTCGCGTTCTCCGGCTCGCTCACCATCGACGACAAGGAGACGACCGAGCCGAAGGAGAACGGGGGGATCGCCGAGAGCGCGCTGCCGAAGGCGTTCGCGTACACCCGTGCCGACGACAAGGCGGTTGCGGCCGGTGGGCGCGGGCAGCAGGAGTACAAGATCCTGGTGGTCGCGGAGAAGTACCAGACCGGCTTCGACCAGCCGCTCCTGACGACCATGTACGTTAACAAGACGCTGACCGGCATCGCCGCCGTACAGACACTCTCCCGTCTCAACCGCACCGCAGATCGCAAGTCCCAGGCCGACCTCGCGGTCCTGGACTTCACCAACGACGCCCAGGACATACAGGACGCCTTCCGCCCGTACTTCGAGGAGGCGACGACCCTCCCCTCCGACCCGAACCTGCTCTACACCGCGCAGAGTCGTGTCATGTCGGCGCCGATCATCTCCGAGACGGAAATGGACGAGTTCGCCGCCGCGTACTTCGCCGCAAAGGAGAAGGCGGCCGGTTCGCAGGCCAAGTGGGAGAAGCTGCACGCCGAGTTGTACCGGTTGCTGTCCCCCGCCGTCGCCCGGTTCACGCCGCTCCTTGAGAGCGATGAGGACGACGACGTGGAGACCGCCGAGGACTTCCGCGCCAACCTGAACGACTACGTGCGCAAATACGGGTTCCTCGCGCAGATCGTGCCCTACCAGGACGCGGAGCTGGAACGGCTGCACCTCTACGGGCGCTACCTCCTCAACCGACTTCCGCGCCGTGCCGACGGTGGCGTCGACATAGGCGAGATCGACCTCAGCCATCTGCGGGTGGAGAAGACCGGCGAGCACGACAAGTCGCTCACCTCCGAAGGCCCGGCAGAGCTCAAGGGGTTCGGAGAGGGTGCGGGTGGCGCCGCGGAAGCCGAGAAGTCGTTGTTGTCGGAGCTGATCGAGAAGTTCAACGCCAAGTTCGGCACCGACTTCACCGAGCAGGACGTCATCCAGCCCTTCAACGAGGCCAAGGCCGACAAGAAGGTCCGGCTGGCAGCGGTCGCCAACGACGAGGACAACTTCGGCAAGGTCTTCGACAAGGTCTTCGCCGACAAGATGGCCGACCACATCGACACCATCGCCGGCATGGGACGGCAGTACTTCGGCCCCGACAAGGGATTCAAGTCCAGCCTCGACCGCAGCGCACGCCGCGCGGCCTGGCGGATGATCCGCCGCGAGGAGGGCGTGGACGAGTAG
- a CDS encoding restriction endonuclease subunit S, which translates to MSGGLFTTMPSAWGTTRLDHVATVHARIGWKALTAAEYQLAGYPFLATPNIKTPKIDFENVNYISKFRFDESPELKLQNGDVLLAKDGSTLGIVNVVTDLQQEATVNGSIAVLRAFGIDPRFLRFVIASSVIQGHIGSVKDGMGVPHLFQRDIKRFQLPLPPIEEQRRIADFLDAETARIDRLISKRRAQSQALSEQGTSHLSNTYQGLSGQYGVIRLRHMLMRIEQGWSPQCEDRTVEGDEWGIVKAGCVNSGNFDPRQHKALPTGIQPRREYTLRSGDLLMSRASGSSDLIGSVGIVQNLDNNLLLCDKVYRIKLDRTLGNPEFVAHMLRSHRVREHIKNGISGAEGMANNLPTAVVKDCVVPKVPVEKQMSVVASLDRSAAKTKQARRLLSRSVDGLAERRQALITAAVTGQFDVSTASGRNVTDGVHP; encoded by the coding sequence ATGAGCGGCGGACTGTTTACCACCATGCCGTCAGCGTGGGGCACCACGCGTCTGGACCATGTGGCCACGGTGCATGCCCGCATCGGCTGGAAGGCTCTTACTGCTGCCGAATACCAGCTGGCCGGCTACCCTTTTCTTGCCACACCCAACATCAAGACCCCGAAGATCGATTTCGAGAATGTCAATTACATCTCGAAGTTCAGATTCGACGAATCTCCCGAACTCAAGCTGCAAAACGGGGACGTCCTTCTGGCGAAGGACGGGAGCACGTTGGGAATCGTGAACGTCGTGACTGACCTCCAGCAGGAGGCCACAGTCAACGGGTCAATCGCCGTTCTTCGCGCGTTCGGCATAGATCCTCGTTTTCTCCGCTTCGTAATCGCGAGCAGCGTGATCCAGGGGCATATCGGTTCCGTGAAGGACGGAATGGGCGTCCCGCACCTTTTCCAAAGGGACATCAAGCGCTTCCAACTCCCCTTGCCGCCGATTGAGGAGCAGCGCCGCATCGCCGACTTCCTCGACGCCGAGACCGCCCGCATCGACCGCCTTATCTCGAAACGCAGGGCACAGTCACAGGCCCTGTCCGAGCAGGGCACCAGTCACCTGTCAAACACCTACCAAGGACTTTCAGGACAATATGGCGTCATTCGACTGCGACACATGCTGATGCGCATCGAGCAGGGTTGGTCTCCACAGTGCGAGGATCGAACCGTTGAAGGTGATGAATGGGGCATCGTCAAGGCGGGTTGCGTAAACTCAGGAAACTTCGATCCCCGCCAACACAAGGCCCTGCCAACGGGAATCCAGCCACGCCGCGAATACACCTTGCGCTCTGGCGACTTGCTCATGTCTCGCGCCAGCGGATCGTCCGACCTGATCGGGAGCGTAGGAATTGTTCAAAATCTGGATAATAATCTCCTCCTCTGCGACAAGGTATATCGCATAAAACTAGACCGAACTCTCGGAAATCCTGAGTTCGTGGCTCACATGCTCCGAAGCCATCGGGTGCGAGAGCACATCAAGAATGGAATTTCGGGCGCGGAAGGCATGGCGAACAACCTTCCGACTGCCGTTGTCAAAGACTGCGTAGTCCCTAAGGTCCCTGTGGAGAAACAGATGTCCGTAGTTGCTTCTCTCGACCGGAGTGCAGCAAAAACCAAACAAGCCCGCAGGCTCCTCAGCCGCTCCGTGGACGGCCTCGCCGAACGCCGCCAAGCCCTCATCACCGCCGCCGTAACCGGCCAGTTCGATGTCTCCACCGCCAGCGGTCGTAACGTAACGGACGGAGTCCACCCGTGA
- a CDS encoding class I SAM-dependent DNA methyltransferase, with translation MNSSKHTELANHAWSVADLLRGDYKQSDYGKVILPFTVLRRLECVLEPTREKVSETAARFKGQEIDTDHFLRRASGHSFYNKSDLTLKKIVGDPQNAAVNLQRYVGSFSENAREVLEKYEFSQQVRKLDGANLLYKVIGKFTDLDLRPAVVPNHNMGYIFEELIRRFSEQSNETAGEHFTPREVIKLMVNLLIAPDGDALSLPGVVRTVMDPACGTGGMLSAAEEHIKALNPDATVEVYGQELNPESWAICRSDLMIKGQDPENIASGNSFSDDGHAREKFDYLLANPPFGVEWKKVKEDVEYEHKNLGDSGRFGAGLPRINDGSLLFLQHMISKMKPVDANGGGGSRIAIVFNGSPLFTGAAGSGESEIRRWILENDWLEAIVALPDQLFYNTGISTYFWILTNRKDAQHKGKVMLLDARDQWVKMRKSLGDKRKELGDGTGSKPNHIADITRLYGDAMTAAADAEHPLHGKVKVFDNSAFGYQRITVERPLKLRFELTDETLAALLASKPVQKWAEDQFLPREPELAAKAKARRKLTEEEEAQFRKLAEAETQVLGDALSPLLGSKWATKSEAQVAVRNAMAEAGVQGPTGAPFTKALRDAVGVRDPEGEVQTVKGGQSEPDGELRDYENVPLGEDVEEYLKREVHPHVPDAWIDHTKTKVGYEIPFTRHFYVYEPPRPLAEIDAELKALEAEIQALLGEMTE, from the coding sequence TTGAACAGCAGCAAGCACACGGAGCTGGCGAACCACGCCTGGTCCGTCGCCGACCTCCTGCGCGGCGATTACAAGCAGTCGGACTACGGAAAGGTCATTCTTCCGTTCACGGTGCTGCGCCGCCTGGAGTGCGTCCTGGAGCCGACGCGCGAGAAGGTCTCGGAGACAGCAGCCCGTTTCAAGGGCCAGGAGATCGACACGGATCACTTCCTGCGCCGGGCGTCGGGCCACTCGTTCTACAACAAGAGCGACCTGACCCTGAAGAAGATCGTCGGCGACCCGCAGAACGCGGCGGTGAACCTTCAGCGGTATGTCGGTTCCTTCTCGGAGAACGCCCGCGAGGTCCTGGAGAAGTACGAGTTCAGTCAGCAGGTCAGGAAGCTCGACGGCGCGAACCTGCTCTACAAGGTCATCGGCAAGTTCACCGACCTGGACCTGCGCCCCGCGGTCGTGCCCAACCACAACATGGGCTACATCTTCGAGGAGCTGATCCGCCGCTTCTCCGAGCAGTCCAACGAGACCGCGGGGGAGCACTTCACCCCGCGCGAAGTCATCAAGCTGATGGTCAACCTGCTGATCGCCCCGGACGGCGACGCGCTCAGCCTGCCGGGAGTCGTACGCACGGTCATGGACCCGGCCTGCGGCACGGGCGGCATGCTCAGCGCGGCCGAGGAACACATCAAGGCCCTGAACCCGGACGCCACGGTGGAGGTGTACGGCCAGGAGCTCAACCCGGAATCCTGGGCGATCTGCCGGTCCGACCTGATGATCAAGGGGCAGGACCCGGAGAACATCGCCTCCGGCAACTCCTTCTCCGACGACGGCCACGCACGGGAGAAGTTCGACTACCTCCTGGCGAACCCGCCGTTCGGTGTGGAGTGGAAGAAGGTCAAGGAGGACGTCGAGTACGAGCACAAGAACCTCGGCGACTCCGGCCGCTTCGGCGCGGGCCTCCCCCGCATCAACGACGGCTCGCTCCTCTTCCTCCAGCACATGATCTCGAAGATGAAGCCGGTGGACGCGAACGGCGGGGGCGGCTCGCGCATCGCGATCGTCTTCAACGGCTCGCCGCTGTTCACGGGCGCGGCCGGCTCGGGCGAGTCGGAGATCCGCCGCTGGATCCTGGAGAACGACTGGCTGGAGGCGATCGTCGCCCTGCCGGACCAGCTCTTCTACAACACCGGCATCTCGACCTACTTCTGGATCCTGACCAACCGCAAGGACGCCCAGCACAAGGGCAAAGTCATGCTGCTGGACGCGCGCGACCAGTGGGTGAAGATGCGAAAGTCGCTCGGCGACAAGCGCAAGGAACTCGGCGACGGAACGGGCAGCAAGCCCAACCACATCGCCGACATCACCCGCCTGTACGGGGACGCGATGACGGCTGCGGCAGACGCGGAACACCCGCTGCACGGCAAGGTGAAGGTCTTCGACAACTCGGCGTTCGGCTACCAGCGCATCACGGTGGAACGCCCGCTGAAGCTGCGGTTCGAGCTGACGGACGAGACGCTGGCGGCGCTGCTCGCGTCGAAGCCGGTGCAGAAGTGGGCGGAGGATCAATTCCTGCCGCGTGAGCCGGAGTTGGCAGCGAAGGCGAAGGCCCGGCGGAAGCTGACGGAGGAGGAAGAGGCGCAGTTCCGGAAGCTGGCGGAGGCCGAGACGCAGGTACTCGGGGACGCCTTGAGCCCGCTGCTGGGCTCGAAGTGGGCAACCAAGTCCGAGGCTCAAGTGGCGGTGCGGAACGCGATGGCGGAGGCCGGCGTGCAGGGCCCGACTGGGGCACCGTTCACGAAGGCGTTGCGGGATGCGGTGGGGGTGCGGGACCCGGAGGGGGAGGTCCAGACCGTCAAGGGCGGCCAGTCGGAGCCGGACGGCGAACTGCGGGACTACGAGAACGTGCCGCTGGGCGAGGACGTCGAAGAGTACTTGAAGCGGGAGGTGCACCCGCACGTGCCGGATGCGTGGATCGACCACACGAAGACGAAGGTGGGCTACGAGATCCCGTTCACGCGGCACTTTTATGTGTACGAGCCGCCACGGCCGTTGGCGGAGATCGATGCGGAGCTGAAGGCGCTTGAGGCGGAAATTCAGGCGCTGCTGGGGGAGATGACTGAATGA
- a CDS encoding N-6 DNA methylase, which yields MPQPSAQVTAAEISRIAGVTRATVSNWRRRHDDFPAPSGGTESSPLYDLPAVRAWLDARGHTAAVGPVEELRTLLLLHPQGSGKTARFLSSVLAAARSASDELTALTELPDVDLAARANGTASTLARVVPGAETARFSAGDAPALRALIRCVRDEGGEATLDVLAERELEAGATSGTYRTPAPLADLVARLVPGPPSRVLDPACGSGTLLAAVARRGATELYGQDSVPVQARRSAVALMLAASDATVTVRTGDSLRADAFGGLAVDAVLCNPPYGDRDWGHDKLAYDPRWAYGVPARAESELAWVQHALAHLVPGGHAVLILPPATASRASGRRVRMELVRSGALRAVVALPAGAAAPLHVGLQIWVLQRPEPSGPERRSVLFVDTVDTSEETGMVRAAGTAEAGSRGGTRGGGRASLDWPALTDRVLTAWAAFAAAPDEFTDEPGIARAVPVVELIGDLVDLSPARHVRVSRTDIEPAELARETDDSRLRLVAAADSLSRAAGHVGWQAAGPTAREWRTATASDLARGGALALLRTAPDAKEPKEPQGTPSVPPATAALTGEDIARGTGPTGDPTGLRPDSTPVIAAGDVLVRSIAGGSGPMVRVAAESDEGALLGRQVHLFRPDPARLDPWFLAGFLGAEENLAGASTGSTVLHISPGRLRVPLLPLEEQRRYGEAFRHLHELRAQARHATELAEQTARLLAGGLTGGGLVPSPTDAGSPVPSDSA from the coding sequence ATGCCCCAGCCATCCGCACAGGTGACAGCCGCCGAGATCTCACGCATCGCGGGGGTCACACGCGCCACTGTCAGCAATTGGCGCCGACGTCACGACGACTTCCCCGCCCCTTCGGGAGGCACCGAGAGCAGCCCGCTGTACGACCTGCCGGCCGTGCGCGCCTGGCTGGACGCCCGGGGGCACACGGCAGCGGTCGGCCCGGTGGAGGAATTGCGCACCTTGCTGCTTCTGCACCCGCAGGGCAGTGGCAAAACAGCGCGCTTCCTCTCCTCCGTCCTCGCTGCCGCCCGTAGCGCGTCGGACGAGCTGACGGCCCTGACCGAGTTGCCGGACGTCGATCTCGCCGCCCGTGCGAACGGCACGGCCTCGACGCTCGCCAGGGTCGTACCCGGTGCGGAGACCGCCCGTTTCTCGGCCGGCGACGCCCCGGCGCTGCGGGCTCTGATCCGGTGCGTGCGTGACGAGGGCGGCGAAGCGACGCTGGACGTGCTGGCGGAACGGGAGCTGGAGGCAGGTGCCACCAGCGGCACCTACCGGACCCCCGCCCCGCTCGCGGATCTCGTTGCCCGACTGGTACCGGGTCCGCCGTCCCGCGTTCTCGACCCGGCCTGCGGCAGCGGAACGCTGCTCGCGGCGGTCGCCCGGCGGGGCGCGACGGAGCTGTACGGGCAGGACAGCGTGCCGGTCCAGGCCCGGCGCAGCGCGGTGGCCCTCATGCTGGCCGCCTCGGACGCGACGGTGACCGTCCGTACCGGCGACAGCCTCCGCGCCGACGCCTTCGGCGGGCTCGCCGTCGACGCCGTCCTGTGCAACCCGCCCTACGGCGACCGGGACTGGGGCCACGACAAGTTGGCCTATGACCCGCGCTGGGCGTACGGCGTACCGGCGCGCGCCGAGTCCGAGCTGGCCTGGGTCCAGCACGCACTCGCCCATCTCGTACCGGGCGGCCATGCCGTCCTGATCCTTCCGCCCGCCACCGCTTCCCGCGCCTCGGGCCGCCGCGTACGGATGGAACTGGTACGCAGCGGAGCCCTGCGCGCGGTCGTCGCCCTGCCTGCCGGAGCAGCGGCCCCGCTGCATGTGGGGCTGCAGATCTGGGTCCTGCAACGGCCGGAACCGAGCGGCCCGGAACGAAGATCCGTTCTCTTCGTCGATACGGTCGACACGTCCGAGGAGACCGGCATGGTGCGGGCCGCGGGCACGGCGGAGGCCGGTTCTCGCGGGGGCACCCGGGGCGGCGGCCGGGCTTCCCTGGACTGGCCCGCCCTGACGGACCGGGTGCTCACCGCGTGGGCAGCCTTCGCGGCCGCCCCGGACGAGTTCACCGACGAACCCGGTATCGCACGCGCGGTCCCGGTGGTCGAACTCATCGGCGACCTCGTCGACCTCTCTCCCGCCCGGCATGTACGTGTCTCCCGCACCGACATCGAACCGGCGGAGCTCGCCCGGGAAACGGACGACAGCCGCCTCCGCCTCGTCGCCGCCGCGGACTCGCTGAGCAGGGCGGCAGGTCATGTCGGCTGGCAGGCGGCCGGGCCGACGGCACGCGAGTGGCGTACGGCGACGGCGTCCGACCTGGCCCGGGGCGGCGCGCTCGCGCTGCTTCGTACGGCCCCCGATGCGAAGGAGCCCAAGGAGCCGCAGGGCACACCTTCCGTACCACCCGCCACCGCCGCCCTGACCGGCGAGGACATCGCGCGCGGCACCGGCCCGACCGGCGACCCGACCGGACTGCGCCCGGACTCCACCCCGGTGATCGCTGCGGGCGATGTGCTCGTCCGGTCGATCGCGGGCGGCAGCGGGCCGATGGTCCGGGTGGCGGCCGAGTCGGACGAGGGAGCACTCCTCGGCCGCCAGGTCCACCTCTTCCGGCCCGACCCCGCCCGGCTCGACCCTTGGTTCCTCGCGGGCTTCCTGGGCGCGGAGGAGAACCTCGCCGGCGCGTCGACCGGCAGCACGGTCCTGCACATCAGCCCGGGCCGGCTGCGCGTCCCCCTCCTGCCGCTGGAGGAACAGCGCCGATACGGGGAAGCGTTCCGCCACCTCCACGAGCTGCGGGCCCAGGCACGGCACGCGACGGAACTGGCCGAGCAGACGGCACGGCTACTGGCGGGCGGGCTGACGGGCGGCGGGCTGGTCCCGTCGCCGACCGACGCCGGGTCTCCCGTCCCGTCCGATTCGGCCTGA
- a CDS encoding DNA sulfur modification protein DndB, whose translation MRLTMPTAVVEGTQLTVMPFRADAVIGTMSVPTLVQLVPSPRREEDTKTLKAASGAVRRHAELRALVQRALKSTQKGKNVGSYAEYIADGVKGELGAGWSTPPITFWHAGPLAALSDELLPGTGLRTLTITPGTSVVAIDGETQTTAWHELYDDPERYGLTYAELAQVRVPFELYVDLTVADARQIFYDRNVQGVAVAKNLAMSMDQRDFATRLAHRVAEAVKVDVDGRLVPFTKLVNASKRQVGKTDTEVITLSALRALVITAIYGRGGLSRSAETVHEDELPAGAGAEQVEQNVVPLLARLIADRSEHFVSRSALTAPAVLAGLGIAVHHTTPWADPVNALGTDELNRLLSDIRWEREARYWDGVAAKSGATGRLNFSGGVKDSGGRVADAILYPGTEAGRRIRGQ comes from the coding sequence ATGCGCCTCACCATGCCGACCGCCGTCGTCGAGGGAACCCAGCTCACCGTCATGCCGTTCCGTGCGGACGCCGTGATCGGGACCATGTCCGTACCCACGCTCGTCCAGCTCGTGCCCTCGCCCCGCCGCGAGGAGGACACGAAGACGCTCAAGGCCGCGTCCGGCGCCGTGCGCCGCCACGCCGAACTGCGAGCGCTCGTGCAGCGGGCGCTGAAGTCCACGCAGAAGGGGAAGAACGTCGGCTCGTACGCCGAGTACATCGCCGACGGGGTGAAGGGTGAGCTGGGCGCCGGCTGGTCCACCCCGCCGATCACCTTCTGGCACGCCGGACCGCTCGCCGCGCTCAGCGACGAACTGCTGCCCGGCACCGGGCTGCGGACCCTGACCATCACGCCGGGCACGTCCGTGGTCGCCATCGACGGCGAGACGCAGACGACCGCATGGCACGAGCTGTACGACGATCCCGAGCGGTACGGGCTCACGTACGCCGAACTCGCCCAGGTGCGCGTGCCGTTCGAGCTGTACGTGGACCTGACCGTGGCCGATGCGCGGCAGATCTTCTACGACCGCAACGTGCAGGGCGTCGCCGTGGCGAAGAACCTGGCCATGTCCATGGACCAGCGGGACTTCGCCACCCGCCTCGCACACCGCGTCGCCGAAGCCGTCAAGGTCGACGTCGACGGCAGGCTCGTGCCGTTCACCAAGCTCGTCAACGCCAGCAAGCGGCAGGTGGGAAAGACCGACACCGAGGTCATCACCCTGTCCGCGCTCCGGGCACTCGTGATCACGGCGATCTACGGACGCGGCGGGCTGTCCCGCTCGGCGGAGACGGTCCACGAGGACGAACTGCCCGCGGGGGCGGGCGCCGAGCAGGTCGAGCAGAACGTCGTGCCGCTGCTGGCCCGCCTGATCGCCGACCGCAGCGAGCACTTCGTCTCACGCAGCGCCCTCACCGCACCGGCCGTGCTGGCGGGCCTGGGAATCGCCGTGCACCACACCACGCCGTGGGCCGACCCGGTGAACGCCCTGGGAACCGACGAACTGAACCGGCTGCTCTCCGACATCCGGTGGGAGCGCGAGGCCCGTTACTGGGACGGTGTGGCAGCGAAGTCCGGTGCGACCGGCCGCCTCAACTTCAGCGGCGGCGTGAAGGACTCCGGCGGCCGGGTCGCCGACGCGATCCTCTACCCCGGTACCGAAGCCGGGCGCCGGATCCGCGGCCAGTAG